In the genome of Dickeya fangzhongdai, one region contains:
- a CDS encoding TerC family protein, whose product MEFLLDPSIWAGLLTLVVLEIVLGIDNLVFIAILADKLPAKQRDKARIIGLSLALLMRLGLLSLISWMVTLTRPLFSVGEFSFSGRDLILLAGGLFLLFKATMELHERLENRPHDPNANRTHASFWAVVVQIVILDAVFSLDAVITAVGMVNHLGVMMTAVVIAMAVMLLASKPLTRFVNAHPTVVVLCLSFLLMIGLSLVAEGFGFHIPKGYLYAAIGFSIVIEMFNQIARHNFIKHQSHRPMRERTAEAILRLMGARKASHDDQEEQPQQQPEETFAEEERYMISGVLTLASRSLRSVMTPRTDISWVDCERSVEDIRLQLLDTPHSLFPVCRGSLDELVGVVRAKDLLVALDEHTDVEQFAAANPPIVVPETLDVINLLPVLRRAKGSLVMITNEFGVVQGLVTPLDILEAIAGEFPDEDETLDIIADGDGWLVRGGTDLHSLQQVLNVQDLVDPKEDYTSLAGLLLAHSDEFPKVGDWLELNRLRFLIVEATDYRIELVRIVRIPETATEDEA is encoded by the coding sequence ATGGAATTTTTGCTGGATCCCTCAATCTGGGCAGGCTTACTGACGTTGGTGGTACTCGAAATTGTATTGGGTATCGACAACCTGGTGTTCATCGCCATTCTGGCGGATAAACTGCCGGCCAAACAGCGTGACAAGGCGCGTATCATCGGCCTGTCGCTGGCGCTGCTGATGCGGCTTGGTCTGCTATCGCTGATCTCCTGGATGGTGACGCTGACGCGACCGCTGTTTTCTGTCGGGGAGTTCAGTTTTTCCGGCCGTGACCTGATTTTGCTGGCCGGGGGGCTGTTTTTGCTGTTCAAAGCCACGATGGAGCTGCATGAACGGCTGGAAAACCGTCCGCACGACCCGAATGCCAACCGTACGCATGCCAGTTTCTGGGCGGTGGTGGTGCAGATTGTTATTCTGGACGCGGTGTTTTCCCTCGATGCGGTCATTACCGCCGTGGGGATGGTGAACCACCTGGGCGTGATGATGACCGCCGTGGTGATCGCCATGGCCGTGATGCTGCTGGCATCCAAACCGCTGACCCGCTTTGTCAACGCCCATCCGACGGTGGTGGTGCTCTGTCTCAGTTTCCTGCTGATGATCGGTTTGAGTCTGGTGGCGGAAGGGTTTGGTTTCCATATTCCGAAAGGCTACCTGTATGCCGCGATCGGTTTTTCGATCGTCATTGAGATGTTTAACCAGATTGCCCGGCACAACTTCATCAAACATCAGTCGCACCGGCCGATGCGCGAGCGCACCGCCGAAGCGATTCTGCGCCTGATGGGGGCGCGCAAAGCCAGCCATGACGATCAGGAAGAACAGCCGCAGCAGCAACCGGAAGAAACGTTCGCTGAAGAAGAGCGCTATATGATCAGCGGCGTGCTGACGCTGGCCTCCCGTTCCCTGCGCAGCGTGATGACGCCGCGTACCGATATCTCCTGGGTGGACTGCGAACGTTCGGTGGAAGACATTCGCCTGCAACTGCTGGACACGCCGCACAGCCTGTTCCCGGTATGCCGCGGCTCGCTGGATGAACTGGTCGGCGTAGTGCGCGCCAAAGACCTGCTGGTGGCGCTGGATGAACACACCGATGTGGAACAGTTCGCCGCCGCCAACCCGCCGATCGTGGTGCCGGAAACGCTGGATGTCATCAACCTGTTGCCGGTGCTGCGTCGCGCGAAAGGCAGCCTGGTGATGATCACCAACGAATTTGGCGTGGTGCAGGGGCTGGTGACGCCGCTGGATATCCTGGAAGCGATCGCCGGCGAATTCCCGGATGAAGATGAAACGCTGGATATCATCGCAGACGGCGACGGTTGGCTGGTGCGAGGCGGCACCGATCTGCATTCGTTGCAGCAGGTGCTCAACGTGCAGGATTTGGTCGATCCGAAAGAAGACTATACCTCGCTGGCCGGTCTGTTGCTGGCGCACAGCGATGAGTTCCCCAAAGTGGGAGACTGGCTGGAACTGAACCGGTTACGGTTCCTGATCGTGGAAGCGACGGACTATCGTATCGAACTGGTTCGTATTGTCCGTATTCCTGAGACGGCTACGGAAGACGAGGCGTAA
- the manX gene encoding PTS mannose transporter subunit IIAB, with amino-acid sequence MSIAIMLCTHGATAGPLLNTAEMILGEQSNVGWIDFVPGENAEILMEKYQAKLAELDTSEGVLFLVDTWGGSPFNAASRLVNDKKNHEVIAGVNIPMLAETFMARDDNPEFGELVAIAVEAGRAGVKALKAPDPEKAPRPAPVIAKPAAAPGAGGHMKIGLARIDDRLIHGQVATRWTKETNVSRIIVVSDEVAADNVRKTLLTQVAPPGVTAHVVDVAKAVRVYDNPKYAADRVMLLFTNPTDVLRLVEDGVKITSVNIGGMAYRQGKTQVNNAVSIDDKDIEAFNKLHERGIELEVRKVSTDTKINMMDLITKMAR; translated from the coding sequence GTGAGTATTGCCATCATGCTATGCACTCACGGCGCCACTGCCGGTCCGCTGCTAAATACAGCTGAAATGATTCTTGGTGAACAGAGTAACGTTGGCTGGATTGATTTTGTTCCCGGCGAAAACGCCGAGATCCTGATGGAAAAATATCAGGCGAAGCTGGCCGAACTGGACACCTCGGAAGGTGTGCTTTTTTTGGTGGACACCTGGGGAGGCAGCCCGTTCAACGCCGCCAGCCGTCTGGTGAACGACAAGAAAAATCATGAAGTGATCGCCGGGGTCAATATTCCAATGCTGGCCGAAACGTTTATGGCCCGCGATGACAACCCTGAATTTGGCGAACTGGTCGCGATCGCGGTGGAGGCCGGTCGCGCAGGCGTCAAAGCGCTGAAGGCGCCCGACCCGGAAAAAGCGCCCCGCCCCGCGCCCGTCATCGCCAAACCGGCAGCAGCGCCGGGAGCCGGCGGGCACATGAAGATCGGACTGGCGCGTATCGACGACCGTCTGATCCACGGGCAGGTCGCCACCCGCTGGACCAAGGAAACCAACGTCAGCCGGATTATCGTGGTTAGCGATGAAGTGGCGGCGGACAACGTGCGAAAAACCCTGCTGACGCAGGTGGCCCCGCCCGGCGTCACGGCCCACGTGGTCGATGTCGCCAAAGCGGTCAGGGTCTACGACAACCCGAAATACGCCGCTGACCGCGTCATGCTGCTGTTCACCAATCCAACCGATGTGCTGCGGCTGGTGGAGGATGGCGTCAAGATTACCTCGGTCAACATCGGCGGCATGGCCTATCGTCAGGGCAAAACCCAGGTCAATAACGCCGTCTCGATTGACGACAAGGATATCGAGGCGTTCAACAAGCTCCATGAGCGCGGTATTGAACTGGAAGTCCGCAAAGTGTCGACAGATACCAAAATCAATATGATGGATTTGATCACCAAGATGGCGCGTTAG
- a CDS encoding PTS mannose/fructose/sorbose transporter subunit IIC, translated as MEITTFQIVLIFIVACISGMGSILDEFQFHRPLVACTLIGLVLGDIKTGIIIGGTLEMIALGWMNIGAAVAPDAALASIISTILVIAGGQSVGAGIALAIPLAAAGQVLTIIVRTITVAFQHAADSAAERGNLSAISWIHVSALLLQAMRIAIPAVIVAVSVGTEAVHGLLSSIPEVVTTGLNIAGGMIVVVGYAMVINMMRAGYLMPFFYLGFVTAAFTNFNLVALGVIGVVMAVLYIQLSPKYNKAQGVAAASSNNDLDNELD; from the coding sequence ATGGAGATCACCACGTTTCAAATCGTGCTGATATTTATCGTAGCCTGTATTTCAGGTATGGGTTCCATTCTCGATGAATTCCAGTTCCACCGGCCGCTGGTGGCTTGTACCCTGATCGGGCTGGTGCTGGGCGACATCAAAACCGGGATCATTATCGGCGGTACGCTGGAAATGATCGCGTTGGGCTGGATGAACATCGGGGCTGCCGTTGCGCCTGATGCGGCGCTGGCTTCCATTATTTCCACCATTCTGGTCATCGCCGGCGGGCAAAGCGTCGGCGCCGGGATTGCGCTGGCGATTCCGCTGGCGGCCGCAGGCCAGGTCCTGACTATTATTGTGCGCACCATCACCGTCGCCTTCCAGCATGCCGCCGACAGCGCAGCCGAGCGCGGCAATCTTTCCGCCATCAGTTGGATTCACGTTTCCGCCCTGTTGTTGCAGGCGATGCGTATCGCCATTCCGGCGGTGATTGTCGCCGTCTCGGTCGGGACTGAAGCGGTACACGGCCTGCTCTCTTCCATCCCCGAGGTGGTCACCACCGGTCTGAACATCGCCGGCGGCATGATTGTGGTCGTCGGTTATGCCATGGTCATCAATATGATGCGGGCCGGTTATCTGATGCCTTTCTTCTATCTGGGGTTCGTTACCGCAGCCTTCACCAACTTCAATCTGGTGGCGCTGGGCGTCATCGGTGTCGTCATGGCGGTGCTGTATATTCAGCTTAGCCCCAAATACAACAAGGCTCAGGGTGTGGCGGCCGCATCGTCAAACAACGATCTTGATAACGAACTGGATTAA
- a CDS encoding PTS mannose transporter subunit IID: protein MVDTTKKLTPGDIRAVFLRSNLFQGSWNFERMQALGFCFSMVPVIRRLYPENSEERKQAIKRHLEFFNTQPFVAAPVLGVTMAMEEQRANGAPIDDGAINGLKVGLMGPLAGVGDPIFWGTARPVFAALGAGIAMSGSLLGPILFFVLFNLVRLLVRYYGVAYGYRKGADIVSDMGGGLLQKMTEGASILGLFVMGALVNKWTHVNIPLVVSRVTGQDGKTAVTTVQSILDQLMPGLVPLLLTFGCMWLLRRKVNALWLIVGFFVIGIIGYWIGLLGL from the coding sequence ATGGTGGATACGACAAAGAAACTGACTCCCGGCGATATTCGCGCCGTATTTCTGCGTTCCAACCTGTTCCAGGGGTCGTGGAATTTCGAACGCATGCAGGCACTGGGATTCTGCTTTTCCATGGTACCGGTGATCCGTCGCCTTTACCCGGAAAATTCGGAAGAGCGTAAACAAGCGATCAAACGTCATCTGGAGTTTTTCAATACCCAGCCTTTCGTCGCCGCGCCGGTCTTGGGCGTGACCATGGCAATGGAAGAGCAGCGTGCCAACGGCGCGCCGATTGACGACGGGGCCATCAACGGCCTGAAGGTCGGACTAATGGGGCCGCTGGCCGGCGTTGGCGACCCGATATTCTGGGGAACCGCGCGCCCGGTCTTCGCCGCGCTCGGCGCCGGTATCGCCATGAGCGGTAGCCTGCTCGGGCCGATCCTGTTTTTCGTGCTGTTTAATCTGGTGCGTTTGCTGGTGCGTTATTACGGCGTCGCCTACGGCTATCGCAAAGGTGCGGATATCGTAAGCGACATGGGCGGCGGCCTCCTGCAGAAAATGACCGAAGGGGCATCGATTCTGGGGTTGTTCGTCATGGGCGCGCTGGTCAACAAGTGGACCCACGTCAACATCCCGCTGGTGGTATCGCGCGTAACCGGGCAGGATGGGAAAACGGCAGTCACCACGGTGCAATCGATCCTTGATCAACTGATGCCCGGCCTGGTGCCGTTACTGCTGACGTTTGGCTGTATGTGGCTACTGCGGCGCAAGGTTAATGCGCTCTGGCTGATCGTCGGCTTTTTCGTTATCGGCATCATAGGCTACTGGATCGGCCTGTTGGGGCTCTGA
- a CDS encoding DUF986 family protein, which produces MTFTDIVLMVSIALALLYAIYDEFIMDQRQGQTRLKVRLRRAHRLDALIFSLLVAILIYKNVTTHGSPFTTLLLFSLILMAIYLTLIRYPKLLFKDQGFFYANTYIAYHRIKHMNLSEDGILVIELEKSRLLIAVNELDDLEKIYHFMIENQ; this is translated from the coding sequence ATGACTTTCACCGACATCGTTCTGATGGTATCCATTGCCCTGGCCCTGCTGTATGCAATTTACGATGAATTCATCATGGACCAGCGGCAAGGCCAGACCCGACTCAAGGTGCGGCTGCGGCGCGCACATCGTCTGGATGCGCTGATCTTCAGCCTGCTGGTGGCAATACTCATCTATAAAAATGTCACGACTCACGGCTCGCCTTTCACCACGCTGCTGCTTTTCTCGCTGATACTGATGGCGATATATCTGACCCTAATTCGTTACCCGAAATTACTCTTCAAAGATCAGGGTTTCTTTTATGCCAATACCTATATTGCTTATCACCGCATTAAACATATGAATTTATCGGAAGACGGCATTTTGGTGATAGAACTTGAAAAAAGTCGACTACTTATCGCGGTTAATGAATTGGATGATCTGGAAAAAATATATCATTTTATGATTGAAAATCAGTAG
- the mntP gene encoding manganese efflux pump MntP yields MNLSATLILAFGMSMDAFAASIGKGAALHKPRFREAIRTGLIFGLIEALTPLIGWALGFYASRFIIAWDHWVAFSLLLILGGRMIMEGLKGEDSHNCEKISKHSLFVLICTAVATSLDAMAIGVGLAFLQVNIFHTAMVIGCATMIMVTLGMMIGRYVGPILGKRAEILGGIVLIGIGCNILYEHLLDLA; encoded by the coding sequence ATGAACTTATCAGCTACACTCATTCTTGCTTTTGGCATGTCAATGGACGCTTTTGCTGCGTCCATTGGTAAAGGTGCCGCACTGCACAAACCCCGCTTTCGTGAAGCAATTCGAACCGGCTTGATCTTCGGTCTGATTGAGGCGTTGACGCCGCTAATCGGCTGGGCGCTGGGTTTTTATGCCAGCCGTTTCATTATCGCCTGGGACCACTGGGTGGCTTTCAGTCTGCTGCTGATTTTAGGCGGCCGCATGATTATGGAAGGCCTGAAAGGCGAAGACAGCCACAACTGTGAAAAAATCTCCAAACACAGCCTATTCGTTCTGATCTGTACGGCTGTCGCCACCAGTTTGGATGCGATGGCGATTGGCGTCGGTTTGGCTTTCCTGCAGGTAAATATCTTCCACACCGCGATGGTTATCGGCTGCGCCACTATGATTATGGTGACTCTCGGCATGATGATTGGCCGTTATGTCGGCCCGATCCTCGGCAAACGCGCTGAAATCCTCGGTGGTATCGTACTGATCGGCATTGGCTGTAACATTCTTTACGAACATCTGCTCGACCTCGCCTGA
- the rlmA gene encoding 23S rRNA (guanine(745)-N(1))-methyltransferase gives MQKSSVPYQCPLCHQPLNVEAGRWSCGRHHFDRAREGYVNLLPVQFKRSRQPGDSAEMMQARRAFLDNGHYQPLRDRVSEQLAARLQMQPGALLDIGCGEGYYTAVLADKLTPQGMAVYGLDVSKAAIQRAAKRYAQVMFCVASSQRLPFQDHSLAAVLKIYAPCNGDELARVIRPGGGLMTVSPGPNHLLSLKARVYQEVRPHPDVEEVFPGFVLETVERLQYRMTMTGADAASLLQMTPFAWRATPDVSEGLKAEAQFECETDFLIRFHRREG, from the coding sequence ATGCAAAAATCTTCAGTGCCTTATCAATGCCCTCTGTGTCATCAACCCCTGAATGTTGAAGCGGGTCGATGGTCCTGCGGACGTCATCATTTCGATCGTGCGCGGGAAGGGTACGTCAATTTACTGCCGGTGCAGTTTAAACGTTCCAGACAGCCGGGAGACAGCGCCGAAATGATGCAGGCCAGGCGGGCGTTTCTTGATAATGGACACTATCAGCCATTACGGGATCGGGTATCGGAGCAGTTGGCGGCCCGCCTGCAGATGCAACCGGGCGCGCTGCTGGATATTGGATGTGGGGAAGGGTATTACACGGCTGTGTTGGCAGATAAACTGACGCCGCAGGGGATGGCGGTTTATGGGCTGGATGTCTCCAAAGCGGCGATACAGCGCGCGGCGAAACGTTATGCCCAGGTGATGTTCTGCGTGGCGTCCAGTCAGCGGCTGCCTTTTCAGGACCATTCTCTGGCTGCGGTATTGAAAATCTACGCGCCCTGTAACGGTGACGAACTGGCACGAGTCATCCGGCCTGGCGGCGGGCTGATGACGGTTTCTCCGGGGCCAAATCATTTGCTGTCTCTGAAAGCGCGGGTGTATCAGGAAGTCAGGCCGCACCCCGACGTAGAAGAGGTATTTCCGGGGTTTGTATTGGAAACGGTCGAACGGTTGCAGTACCGCATGACCATGACGGGAGCCGATGCCGCCAGTCTGCTACAGATGACGCCGTTCGCCTGGCGAGCCACGCCGGACGTGAGCGAAGGGTTGAAGGCGGAAGCGCAGTTCGAGTGTGAAACCGATTTTTTGATTCGTTTTCATCGCCGCGAGGGGTGA
- the cspE gene encoding transcription antiterminator/RNA stability regulator CspE, whose product MAKIKGQVKWFNESKGFGFITPADGSKDVFVHFSAIQGNGFKTLAEGQNVEFEIQDGQKGPSAVNVTAL is encoded by the coding sequence ATGGCAAAGATTAAAGGTCAGGTTAAGTGGTTCAACGAGTCTAAAGGCTTCGGTTTCATCACTCCGGCTGATGGCAGCAAAGACGTGTTCGTACACTTCTCTGCAATTCAGGGCAACGGTTTTAAAACCTTAGCCGAAGGCCAGAATGTTGAGTTTGAAATTCAGGATGGCCAGAAAGGTCCTTCTGCAGTGAACGTTACTGCGCTGTAA
- a CDS encoding DUF2627 domain-containing protein, whose protein sequence is MNGIFSKEVLSTNVSVEYHFSADPYFSASSSNDSGFSV, encoded by the coding sequence ATGAATGGCATTTTCAGTAAAGAAGTCTTGAGTACAAACGTTAGCGTTGAATACCACTTCTCTGCCGATCCTTATTTTAGTGCCTCAAGCAGTAACGACTCTGGTTTTTCTGTATAA
- a CDS encoding fructosamine kinase family protein, translating into MWQTIDQLLEEHLGPGDILDRRELPGGEVHPAWHLRYGQHDVFVKCDARELLTKFRAEAEQLELLARSKTVQVPTVYGVGSNRDYSFLLLEYLSPKPASAHDAWRLGQQLAQLHQWSDQPQFGLDFDNDLSTTPQPNTWQRRWSSFFAEQRIGWQLQLAAEKGLHFGDIDTLIAQVEKRLSGHQPQPSLLHGDLWSSNCLNTDHGYYLFDPACYWGDRECDLAMLPLHAELPPQIYDGYQSVWSLEKDFVERQPIYQIYYLLNRANLFGGKHVVTAQQAIESQLL; encoded by the coding sequence ATGTGGCAGACGATTGATCAACTGCTGGAAGAACATCTCGGCCCCGGTGATATTCTGGATCGACGGGAATTACCTGGCGGCGAAGTGCATCCTGCCTGGCATCTGCGTTATGGTCAGCATGATGTCTTCGTCAAATGCGATGCTCGTGAACTGCTGACCAAATTTCGCGCGGAAGCCGAGCAGTTGGAACTGCTGGCCCGCAGTAAAACGGTGCAGGTCCCAACGGTGTACGGCGTAGGCAGTAACCGCGATTACAGTTTCCTGCTGCTGGAATACCTCTCACCCAAACCCGCTTCTGCCCACGATGCCTGGCGTCTGGGGCAACAATTGGCACAACTGCACCAGTGGAGCGATCAGCCCCAGTTTGGCCTTGATTTCGACAACGATCTGTCCACTACGCCGCAACCCAACACCTGGCAGCGCCGCTGGTCCAGTTTTTTTGCAGAGCAGCGTATCGGCTGGCAACTGCAACTGGCGGCAGAAAAAGGGCTTCATTTCGGTGATATCGACACCCTGATAGCACAGGTGGAAAAACGGCTCTCAGGCCATCAGCCTCAGCCGTCACTACTGCACGGCGATCTGTGGTCCAGCAATTGCCTCAATACCGACCACGGTTATTACCTGTTCGATCCGGCCTGTTACTGGGGCGATCGGGAATGTGACTTGGCGATGCTGCCGCTGCACGCCGAACTCCCGCCGCAAATTTATGACGGCTATCAGAGCGTCTGGTCGCTGGAAAAGGATTTTGTCGAGCGTCAGCCGATTTATCAGATCTACTACCTGCTTAACCGGGCCAATCTGTTCGGCGGCAAACATGTGGTTACCGCCCAACAGGCGATAGAAAGTCAGTTGCTATAA
- a CDS encoding YniB family protein, translated as MTYRQAGLFAVIKRIAGWVIFLPALLSTIISLANLIHAFTEKKQGINGVMQDFLHLVVEVLRFNTPFLNIFWYNSPVPDFGRLSASATIMFWLIYLLMFVGLALQVSGSRLSRQVKHIREGLEDQLILEKVKGDEGKTRDELESRVELPRHTILLQFFPLYILPVVVAVIGYLTLKTVGILA; from the coding sequence ATGACGTATCGACAGGCTGGCCTTTTTGCCGTGATCAAACGTATTGCGGGATGGGTCATCTTTCTCCCGGCTTTGCTCTCGACCATTATCTCGCTGGCCAATCTTATTCATGCCTTTACCGAGAAGAAGCAGGGGATTAATGGCGTGATGCAGGATTTTTTGCATCTGGTGGTGGAAGTGCTGCGCTTCAATACGCCGTTCCTGAACATTTTTTGGTACAACTCGCCGGTGCCTGATTTCGGCCGTCTGTCGGCATCAGCCACCATCATGTTCTGGCTGATCTATCTGTTGATGTTTGTCGGTCTGGCGCTGCAGGTGTCGGGTTCCCGGCTGTCCCGCCAGGTCAAACATATCCGTGAAGGGCTGGAAGATCAGCTGATTCTGGAGAAGGTCAAAGGCGATGAAGGCAAAACCCGTGATGAACTGGAATCCCGGGTGGAATTACCCCGCCATACTATTCTGCTGCAGTTTTTTCCGTTGTATATCCTGCCGGTCGTCGTTGCCGTGATCGGTTATCTCACGCTGAAAACCGTGGGTATCCTGGCCTGA
- a CDS encoding cupin domain-containing protein has protein sequence MRRYFIDDETPWEELGGGIKRKIITWSDDLMMVCVHFAKGAIGTPHKHDIHDQIAYVAAGSFEVVIEGEKRILKTGDAYMAVKNEMHGVVSLEEGSVLIDTFSPKRADFL, from the coding sequence ATGAGAAGGTACTTTATTGACGATGAAACGCCGTGGGAAGAGCTGGGCGGTGGCATTAAACGTAAAATCATCACCTGGAGCGATGATCTAATGATGGTGTGCGTGCATTTCGCCAAGGGCGCCATCGGTACGCCGCACAAACACGATATCCACGATCAGATCGCCTATGTAGCGGCCGGCAGCTTCGAGGTGGTAATCGAAGGCGAAAAACGCATCCTGAAAACCGGCGATGCCTATATGGCGGTGAAGAACGAAATGCACGGCGTGGTATCGCTGGAAGAAGGCAGCGTGTTGATCGACACCTTCTCGCCGAAACGTGCCGACTTCCTCTGA
- the kduI gene encoding 5-dehydro-4-deoxy-D-glucuronate isomerase encodes MQVRQSIHSDHARQLDTAGLRREFLIEHIFDADACTMTYSHIDRIIVGGVMPVHQAVTIGEDVGKQLGVSYFLERRELGAINIGGAGVVSVDGECYEIGHEEAIYIGKGARDIRFTSVDPAKSARFYYNSAPAHTSYPTRKITAAEASPQTIGDDATSNRRTINKYIVPDVLPTCQLTMGLTKLAEGSLWNTMPCHTHERRMEVYFYFDMDEETAVFHMMGQPQETRHILVHNEQAVISPSWSIHSGVGTKRYTFIWGMVGENQVFSDMDHVKVSELR; translated from the coding sequence ATGCAAGTCCGTCAGAGCATCCACAGCGACCACGCCCGTCAGCTTGATACCGCTGGCCTGCGGCGCGAGTTTCTGATCGAACACATTTTTGATGCAGATGCCTGCACCATGACCTACAGCCACATCGATCGAATCATCGTGGGCGGGGTAATGCCCGTTCATCAGGCGGTCACTATCGGCGAGGATGTGGGAAAACAGCTGGGCGTCAGCTACTTTCTTGAACGCCGTGAACTGGGCGCGATTAATATCGGCGGCGCCGGCGTAGTCAGCGTAGACGGCGAGTGCTATGAAATCGGCCATGAAGAAGCCATTTATATCGGCAAAGGCGCGCGGGATATCCGTTTTACCAGCGTGGACCCGGCCAAGTCCGCCCGCTTCTACTATAACAGTGCGCCGGCGCACACTTCCTATCCGACACGCAAAATTACCGCTGCAGAAGCATCCCCGCAGACCATCGGTGATGATGCGACCAGCAATCGTCGGACCATCAACAAGTATATCGTTCCGGATGTGTTGCCCACCTGCCAGCTCACTATGGGGTTAACCAAACTGGCGGAAGGTAGTCTCTGGAATACCATGCCGTGCCATACCCATGAGCGTCGCATGGAAGTCTATTTTTATTTCGATATGGATGAAGAAACGGCGGTGTTCCACATGATGGGACAACCACAGGAAACCCGCCACATTCTGGTGCACAACGAACAGGCGGTGATTTCACCGAGCTGGTCGATTCATTCGGGTGTAGGCACCAAACGCTACACCTTTATCTGGGGTATGGTTGGCGAGAATCAGGTTTTCTCAGACATGGATCACGTCAAAGTTAGCGAACTACGCTAA
- the kduD gene encoding 2-dehydro-3-deoxy-D-gluconate 5-dehydrogenase KduD: MILNTFNLQGKVALITGCDTGLGQGMAVGLAEAGCDIVGVNIVEPKETIEKVTATGRRFLSLTADMSDISGHAALVEKAVAEFGKVDILVNNAGIIRREDAIEFSEKNWDDVMNLNIKSVFFMSQTVARQFIKQGHGGKIINIASMLSFQGGIRVPSYTASKSAVMGITRLLANEWAKHNINVNAIAPGYMATNNTQQLRADQDRSKEILDRIPAGRWGLPQDLQGPAVFLASSASDYVNGYTIAVDGGWLAR; the protein is encoded by the coding sequence ATGATTCTAAATACATTCAATTTACAGGGCAAAGTGGCGCTGATTACCGGTTGCGATACCGGCCTGGGTCAGGGTATGGCTGTCGGTCTGGCTGAAGCGGGCTGTGACATCGTCGGCGTCAACATCGTTGAGCCGAAAGAAACCATCGAAAAAGTCACTGCCACAGGCCGTCGTTTCCTCAGCCTGACCGCTGACATGAGCGATATCTCCGGTCATGCCGCGCTGGTGGAAAAAGCCGTTGCCGAGTTCGGTAAAGTGGACATTCTGGTCAACAACGCCGGCATCATCCGTCGTGAAGACGCCATCGAGTTCAGCGAAAAGAACTGGGACGATGTGATGAATCTGAACATCAAGAGCGTATTCTTCATGTCGCAGACGGTTGCCCGTCAGTTCATCAAACAGGGTCATGGCGGTAAAATCATCAATATCGCATCCATGCTGTCCTTCCAGGGCGGTATCCGCGTACCGTCTTACACCGCTTCCAAGAGCGCGGTTATGGGGATCACCCGTCTGCTGGCCAACGAATGGGCAAAACATAACATCAACGTCAACGCGATTGCCCCCGGTTACATGGCGACCAACAACACCCAGCAACTGCGCGCCGACCAGGACCGCAGCAAAGAAATCCTGGACCGTATCCCGGCGGGTCGCTGGGGTCTGCCGCAGGACCTGCAGGGTCCGGCCGTGTTCCTGGCTTCCAGCGCGTCCGACTATGTGAACGGTTACACCATTGCCGTTGACGGCGGCTGGCTGGCTCGCTAA